One Longimicrobiales bacterium DNA window includes the following coding sequences:
- the rpsO gene encoding 30S ribosomal protein S15: MGFNKDEVIRKYQLHPEDRGSAPVQIALLTTRINELTDHFRKHHKDHHSRRGLLKMVGRRRRLLEYLKRQDLERYRSLIEDLGLRH; this comes from the coding sequence ATGGGGTTCAACAAGGACGAAGTAATCAGGAAGTACCAGTTGCACCCGGAAGACCGGGGCAGCGCGCCCGTCCAGATCGCACTGCTCACGACCCGGATCAACGAGCTGACGGACCACTTCCGGAAGCACCACAAGGATCATCACAGCCGACGCGGCCTGCTCAAGATGGTGGGTCGTCGGCGTCGGCTGCTCGAATACCTGAAGCGTCAGGATCTCGAGCGGTATCGCTCCCTCATCGAGGACCTGGGGCTCCGGCATTGA
- a CDS encoding bifunctional riboflavin kinase/FAD synthetase — MSTPLARSGAVLTVGTFDGVHRGHWELLQRVVQRARERDRPSVLVTFDPHPLRIVRPDAAPPLLTTPVEKMEILAESGLTYAVFLRFDRALAAYEPDRFVEEILVGRFGLSHLVIGYDHGFGRGRKGDVSTLRAAGERFGFSVEVVEPVEAGTAPISSTRIRRAVAAGDVLAAADGLGRPYSIRGTVVRGDGRGRQLGFPTANLELNDPTKLVPAEGIYVARAVLREGTIDGVLHVGSRPTFVGAAPTIELHLLDWSGDLYGRHLRVDLCARLRGVERFPSAEALVEAMNEDVRTAREVLREGAGACGSREIALA, encoded by the coding sequence ATGAGCACGCCGCTCGCCCGCTCGGGCGCAGTGCTCACCGTCGGCACGTTCGACGGCGTGCATCGCGGTCACTGGGAACTGCTGCAGCGGGTCGTGCAGCGGGCGCGGGAACGCGACCGGCCGAGCGTGCTCGTCACCTTCGACCCCCATCCGCTGCGGATCGTGCGGCCGGACGCAGCCCCGCCGCTGCTCACCACGCCCGTCGAGAAGATGGAGATCCTCGCCGAGTCGGGGCTCACGTACGCTGTCTTTCTCCGCTTCGATCGCGCGCTCGCCGCCTACGAGCCGGACCGCTTCGTCGAGGAGATCCTGGTCGGCCGCTTCGGGCTGAGTCACCTGGTCATCGGCTACGACCACGGCTTCGGCCGCGGCCGCAAGGGCGACGTATCCACGCTGCGCGCCGCCGGTGAGCGGTTCGGCTTCAGTGTCGAGGTGGTAGAGCCGGTGGAAGCGGGTACTGCGCCGATCAGCTCGACGCGGATCCGGCGCGCAGTCGCCGCGGGCGATGTCCTTGCCGCGGCGGACGGGCTCGGCCGCCCCTACAGCATCCGCGGCACCGTCGTCCGCGGCGACGGGCGCGGCCGCCAGCTCGGCTTTCCGACCGCCAACCTCGAGCTGAACGACCCCACCAAGCTCGTCCCGGCCGAGGGCATCTACGTGGCGCGGGCGGTGCTGCGCGAAGGCACGATCGACGGCGTGCTCCACGTGGGCTCACGGCCTACCTTCGTCGGCGCCGCGCCGACCATCGAACTGCACCTGCTGGACTGGAGTGGCGACCTGTACGGCCGGCACCTGCGCGTGGACCTGTGCGCCCGGCTGCGGGGCGTGGAGCGGTTCCCGAGTGCAGAGGCGCTCGTCGAAGCGATGAACGAGGACGTGCGGACCGCGCGCGAGGTGCTCCGGGAGGGCGCAGGCGCTTGCGGCAGCAGGGAGATTGCGCTAGCCTGA
- the truB gene encoding tRNA pseudouridine(55) synthase TruB — MTKRRDSLEGVLPVDKPAGPTSHDVVAQARRALGERRIGHTGTLDPFASGLLLLCVGRATRIAEYLTDMPKAYRATMRLGAATDTDDATGSVVAESDAWRTLDDATIRAAFAAEAGRRPQRPPAYSAKKIAGERAHRLARRGEIVELPDVDIEVHAIEVIAIALPEITFHVRCSSGTYIRSIGRDVAERLGTLGHLTALRRTAIGPHSVADALATDRLDDPVAVASVLIAPAAALATFPRLSVDEEDARHLTHGRPVSCALPDAQTIVVLHDDRLLAIGRAAGGRLEPNKVFV; from the coding sequence ATGACGAAACGGCGTGACTCGCTCGAGGGCGTGCTCCCGGTCGACAAGCCTGCCGGCCCGACGTCGCACGACGTCGTCGCGCAGGCGCGGCGCGCGCTCGGTGAGCGGCGCATCGGACACACGGGCACGCTCGATCCGTTCGCGTCCGGGCTGCTGCTGCTGTGCGTCGGCCGCGCCACGCGCATCGCCGAGTACCTGACGGACATGCCCAAGGCGTACCGCGCGACGATGCGCCTCGGCGCCGCCACCGACACGGACGATGCGACCGGCAGCGTGGTGGCCGAGAGTGATGCGTGGCGCACGCTGGACGACGCGACGATCCGCGCCGCGTTCGCGGCGGAAGCGGGGCGACGGCCACAGCGGCCGCCGGCGTATTCGGCGAAGAAGATCGCGGGCGAGCGCGCGCACCGGCTCGCGCGGCGCGGGGAAATCGTGGAGCTGCCCGACGTCGACATCGAGGTCCATGCGATCGAGGTCATCGCGATCGCCCTGCCGGAGATCACGTTTCACGTGCGCTGCTCCAGTGGCACGTACATCCGCTCGATCGGCCGCGACGTCGCGGAGCGACTGGGGACGCTCGGGCACCTGACTGCCCTGCGGCGCACCGCGATCGGCCCGCACAGTGTCGCCGATGCTCTGGCCACAGACCGGCTCGATGATCCCGTTGCCGTTGCCAGCGTGCTGATCGCGCCTGCCGCGGCGCTCGCCACGTTTCCGCGGCTGAGCGTGGACGAGGAGGATGCGCGCCACCTGACGCACGGGCGCCCGGTCTCATGCGCCCTGCCCGATGCGCAGACCATCGTGGTGCTGCACGACGATCGGCTTCTCGCCATCGGCCGCGCGGCCGGGGGGCGCCTGGAGCCGAACAAGGTCTTCGTATGA
- the rbfA gene encoding 30S ribosome-binding factor RbfA has protein sequence MAGRRRVERLNEQFRRELMDILQNQVRDPRVGLVTVTHVEVSPDLYHARVYVTAIDPTARESTLEGLDVAEPFIRGEIGRRLHIRRAPELHFTWDDTLAHAQRIEKLLGEAMRELGPSEADDETA, from the coding sequence ATGGCAGGACGACGCCGGGTCGAACGACTGAATGAGCAGTTCCGGCGGGAGCTGATGGACATACTGCAGAACCAGGTGCGCGATCCGCGTGTCGGCCTGGTGACGGTCACGCACGTCGAGGTCTCACCGGACCTGTATCACGCCAGGGTGTACGTCACCGCGATCGATCCGACCGCGCGCGAGAGCACGCTCGAGGGGCTCGACGTCGCCGAGCCGTTCATCCGCGGGGAGATCGGGCGGCGGCTGCACATCCGCCGTGCACCGGAGCTGCATTTCACGTGGGACGACACGCTCGCGCACGCGCAGCGCATCGAGAAGCTGCTGGGCGAGGCGATGCGGGAGCTGGGGCCGTCGGAGGCGGATGACGAAACGGCGTGA
- a CDS encoding DUF503 domain-containing protein, which yields MVIGVVTWQLEVIGCQSLKEKRSVIKSLKTKLHDRFNVSVAETAHQDLWQRAELTACVAATDGGQADSVLENAHALVAREYRARIISVERRFA from the coding sequence ATGGTCATCGGCGTCGTGACCTGGCAGCTGGAGGTGATCGGCTGCCAGTCGCTCAAGGAAAAGCGGAGCGTCATCAAGAGTCTCAAGACGAAGCTGCACGACCGGTTCAATGTTTCCGTCGCGGAAACCGCACACCAGGATCTGTGGCAGCGTGCGGAGCTGACCGCGTGCGTCGCGGCGACGGATGGCGGGCAGGCGGATTCGGTGCTGGAGAATGCGCACGCACTCGTTGCCCGCGAGTACCGCGCGCGCATCATCTCGGTGGAGCGCCGCTTCGCATGA
- the infB gene encoding translation initiation factor IF-2, whose translation MRVYEVAREFKIEPEKLIQLLRGLGASVRSEASTVDDATVAKLRARMERERRAGHVEEEAIDAVMEDATPTRRRRRRKADVEAARAEEEAARGAEEEAEEPEPEVVAPAVRRSPFLEDREPEEIVAHPESASPAADAAEAIAAEAAEAAEAQGEDVAAEALEEVEAERVEADVEAVEEVRAAEPPAPSPAELERPTEPVARTEAKPAAPPAEERAPRVPTPEQRPRLRRAADVLKRTPPAQPQQQRPATPAPAASAGPGGQVRIQAEGFTPDGRRKAKDKKKKKSRRVDEAAVQENISRVMAELKGSGRKRRHRREEAPSRVEAEAQRQRKAAEEAETVRVNEFLTVSELAELIDVPATQIVASAFKNLGLMVTINQRLDFDQIELLLDEFGFRAVREEEYGGDMIEETETDAAEDLQPRPPVITVMGHVDHGKTSLLDYIRRTNVVAGESGGITQHIGAYMVGLNDGRSVAFLDTPGHAAFTAMRARGAEITDLVILVVAADDSVMPQTKEAISHARNAGVPIVVAINKVDLPGADPNRIKQDLLQHGVVVEEYGGDVLAAEVSAKKGLGVDELLEKVLLQAEMLDLKANPDRPAQGTVVEAQLDVGKGPVATVLVTNGTLRVGDSFVCGHYDGRVRALLDERGKTVEAAGPSTPVQVLGIAGVPQAGDMLVGMEADRASEIANTRQRLDREKQLRIKSRGVKLTDISKLLAQGETATLNLIIKGDVDGSVQALSDALGQLSTSEVQVEVIHRGVGAINESDVLLATTAGAIVIGFHVRPTSEARATAGREGVDIRLYSIIYEAVEDVRNALEGMLTPEEKEVLLGVAEVRQLFKVPRVGTVAGCYVTEGTIDRRGRVRVVRDGVQVYEGELGSLKRFKDDVREVREGFECGLNVNGYNDLKVGDHIECFRIESVARTLAGSASNES comes from the coding sequence ATGCGCGTCTATGAAGTAGCAAGAGAATTCAAGATCGAGCCCGAGAAGCTGATCCAGCTTCTGCGGGGTCTCGGCGCATCGGTACGGAGCGAGGCCTCCACCGTCGACGACGCGACCGTTGCGAAGCTGCGCGCCCGCATGGAGCGCGAGCGCCGTGCAGGCCATGTCGAGGAAGAGGCGATCGATGCGGTGATGGAGGACGCGACGCCGACGCGTCGTCGGCGTCGCCGCAAGGCCGACGTCGAGGCCGCGCGCGCCGAAGAGGAAGCCGCGCGTGGCGCGGAGGAGGAGGCGGAGGAGCCGGAGCCCGAGGTCGTCGCACCGGCAGTCCGCAGGTCCCCGTTCCTCGAGGACCGCGAGCCGGAGGAGATCGTCGCCCACCCGGAGAGCGCTTCGCCGGCGGCCGATGCGGCCGAGGCGATCGCGGCCGAGGCGGCCGAAGCCGCCGAGGCGCAGGGCGAGGACGTCGCTGCGGAGGCGCTCGAGGAAGTCGAGGCCGAGCGGGTCGAGGCGGACGTGGAGGCGGTGGAAGAGGTACGGGCGGCGGAGCCGCCTGCGCCGTCACCGGCCGAGCTGGAGCGGCCGACGGAGCCCGTCGCACGAACCGAGGCGAAGCCTGCCGCACCGCCTGCGGAGGAGCGCGCCCCGCGCGTGCCGACACCGGAGCAGCGGCCGCGCCTGCGGCGCGCCGCGGACGTGCTCAAGCGCACGCCGCCAGCCCAGCCGCAGCAGCAGCGGCCCGCCACACCGGCGCCTGCTGCCAGCGCCGGACCGGGTGGCCAGGTGCGCATCCAGGCCGAGGGCTTCACGCCCGACGGCCGGCGCAAGGCCAAGGACAAGAAGAAGAAGAAGTCGCGGCGCGTCGACGAGGCGGCGGTGCAGGAGAACATCTCGCGCGTCATGGCCGAGCTGAAGGGCAGCGGGCGCAAGCGCCGTCACCGCCGTGAGGAGGCACCGAGCCGCGTCGAGGCGGAGGCGCAGCGTCAGCGCAAGGCTGCCGAGGAAGCGGAGACGGTCCGTGTGAACGAGTTCCTGACGGTCTCGGAGCTCGCGGAGCTGATCGACGTGCCGGCGACGCAGATCGTCGCGAGCGCATTCAAGAACCTCGGGCTGATGGTGACGATCAACCAGCGGCTCGACTTCGACCAGATCGAGCTGCTGCTCGACGAGTTCGGCTTCCGTGCCGTCCGCGAGGAGGAGTACGGCGGCGACATGATCGAGGAGACCGAAACGGATGCGGCAGAGGATCTGCAGCCGCGGCCGCCGGTCATCACGGTCATGGGTCACGTCGACCACGGCAAGACGTCGCTGCTCGACTACATCCGGCGCACGAACGTCGTCGCGGGCGAGTCCGGCGGCATCACGCAGCACATCGGTGCGTACATGGTCGGGCTGAACGACGGCCGCTCGGTCGCGTTCCTCGATACCCCCGGCCACGCCGCGTTCACGGCCATGCGTGCGCGTGGTGCGGAGATCACGGACCTCGTGATCCTGGTCGTCGCTGCCGATGACAGCGTCATGCCGCAGACCAAGGAGGCGATCAGCCACGCCCGGAACGCGGGTGTGCCGATCGTCGTCGCCATCAACAAGGTCGACCTGCCGGGTGCGGATCCGAACCGCATCAAGCAGGACCTGCTGCAGCACGGTGTCGTGGTCGAGGAGTACGGCGGCGACGTGCTCGCTGCAGAGGTCAGCGCCAAGAAGGGGCTCGGCGTCGACGAGCTGCTCGAGAAGGTGCTGCTGCAGGCGGAGATGCTCGACCTCAAGGCGAACCCGGACCGTCCGGCGCAGGGCACGGTGGTCGAGGCCCAGCTGGACGTCGGCAAGGGACCGGTCGCAACCGTGCTCGTCACCAACGGCACGCTGCGCGTCGGTGACTCGTTCGTGTGCGGCCACTACGACGGCCGCGTACGCGCGCTGCTCGACGAGCGTGGCAAGACGGTCGAGGCCGCGGGTCCCAGCACGCCGGTCCAGGTGCTCGGCATCGCAGGGGTGCCGCAGGCGGGCGACATGCTCGTCGGGATGGAAGCGGATCGTGCGAGCGAGATCGCGAATACGCGTCAGCGGCTGGACCGTGAGAAGCAGCTCCGCATCAAGAGCCGCGGCGTCAAGCTGACCGACATCAGCAAGCTGCTCGCACAGGGCGAGACGGCCACGCTCAACCTGATCATCAAGGGCGACGTGGACGGCTCGGTGCAGGCACTGAGCGACGCGCTCGGCCAGCTCTCGACCAGCGAAGTGCAGGTCGAGGTGATCCACCGCGGCGTCGGCGCGATCAACGAGTCGGACGTGCTGCTCGCAACGACGGCGGGCGCCATCGTGATCGGGTTCCACGTGCGGCCGACCAGCGAAGCCCGTGCAACGGCAGGCCGCGAGGGCGTGGACATCCGCCTGTACAGCATCATCTACGAGGCGGTCGAGGACGTTCGCAACGCGCTCGAGGGCATGCTCACGCCCGAGGAGAAGGAAGTCCTTCTCGGCGTCGCAGAGGTGCGTCAGCTCTTCAAGGTGCCGCGCGTCGGCACGGTGGCGGGCTGCTACGTCACGGAGGGCACGATCGACCGACGCGGCCGCGTGCGGGTGGTGCGCGACGGTGTGCAGGTGTACGAGGGCGAGCTGGGCAGCCTCAAGCGCTTCAAGGACGATGTCCGCGAGGTACGCGAAGGTTTCGAGTGCGGTCTCAACGTCAATGGGTACAACGACCTCAAGGTCGGCGACCACATCGAGTGCTTCCGCATCGAATCGGTCGCACGCACACTGGCGGGATCGGCGTCGAACGAGTCGTGA
- a CDS encoding ribosomal L7Ae/L30e/S12e/Gadd45 family protein, translating into MGATEPVLRLLGLAARAGAVLSGTERVREAARAGALHFVLVADDISANTRDKLIPLLTSRSVPHREVATRAVLGGAVGRPPASALGITDAGLARKLEQLLKAE; encoded by the coding sequence ATGGGCGCGACTGAGCCGGTGCTGCGCCTGCTCGGCCTCGCGGCCCGGGCAGGCGCGGTGCTTTCGGGGACGGAGCGGGTCCGGGAGGCAGCGCGCGCGGGCGCACTGCATTTCGTCCTCGTGGCTGATGACATCAGCGCGAACACGCGTGACAAGCTGATTCCACTGCTGACGTCGCGGTCGGTCCCGCACCGGGAGGTTGCGACGCGGGCAGTGCTCGGCGGGGCAGTCGGTCGCCCGCCCGCGAGCGCGCTCGGTATCACGGATGCCGGGCTGGCGCGCAAGCTGGAGCAGTTGCTGAAAGCGGAGTAG